A DNA window from Ornithinimicrobium humiphilum contains the following coding sequences:
- the ftsY gene encoding signal recognition particle-docking protein FtsY gives MGPIDELWEILTLVTVVALGGLAVLVALVRGGGGKTKTAPRPPRVDEKERAEELPSPEAPAEVENRGGGVAVEPEVVEPTAPEVERPESARGRLQRLRARLARSNSAIGNALLAVLSRGGLSESDWEDVEDTLLASDLGVEATEELVSSLRTQVKVDGTTDPEQVRRWLHDDLLRLVDPTMDRRIAASREGDHPAVILVVGVNGTGKTTTVGKLGRVLVAEDKDVVLGAADTFRAAAADQLQTWGERVGVPTVRSDREGADPASVAFEAARAGVEMEADVVLIDTAGRLHTKRGLMDELGKIKRVVEKVAPVSEVLLVLDATTGQNGMRQAEEFAREVDITGIVLTKMDGTAKGGIVVNVQRKLGVPVKLIGLGEGPDDLAPFDPEAFVSAIVG, from the coding sequence GTGGGACCGATCGATGAGCTCTGGGAGATCCTGACCCTCGTCACCGTGGTGGCGCTGGGCGGTCTCGCCGTCCTCGTGGCGCTGGTGCGCGGCGGCGGTGGCAAGACCAAGACCGCACCGCGACCGCCGCGCGTCGACGAGAAGGAACGCGCCGAGGAGCTGCCCTCGCCCGAGGCGCCGGCCGAGGTCGAGAACCGCGGCGGTGGTGTCGCGGTCGAGCCCGAGGTCGTCGAGCCCACGGCGCCCGAGGTCGAGCGCCCCGAGTCGGCCCGCGGCCGCCTCCAGCGCCTGCGCGCCCGGCTGGCCCGCTCCAACTCCGCCATCGGCAACGCGCTGCTCGCGGTGCTCTCGCGCGGTGGCCTGTCCGAGAGCGACTGGGAGGACGTCGAGGACACCCTGCTCGCCTCCGACCTGGGCGTCGAGGCCACCGAGGAGCTCGTCTCCTCGCTCCGCACGCAGGTCAAGGTCGACGGCACCACCGACCCCGAGCAGGTGCGGCGCTGGCTGCACGACGACCTGCTGCGGCTCGTCGACCCGACGATGGACCGTCGGATCGCCGCCAGCCGCGAGGGCGACCACCCCGCGGTGATCCTCGTCGTCGGCGTCAACGGCACCGGCAAGACGACGACCGTCGGCAAGCTCGGGCGCGTGCTCGTCGCCGAGGACAAGGACGTCGTGCTCGGTGCGGCCGACACCTTCCGCGCGGCGGCCGCCGACCAGCTGCAGACCTGGGGCGAGCGCGTCGGCGTGCCGACCGTCCGCTCCGACCGCGAGGGCGCCGACCCCGCGTCGGTCGCCTTCGAGGCCGCCAGGGCCGGCGTCGAGATGGAGGCCGACGTCGTCCTGATCGACACGGCTGGCCGGCTGCACACCAAGCGCGGCCTCATGGACGAGCTGGGCAAGATCAAGCGCGTCGTCGAGAAGGTCGCCCCCGTCAGCGAGGTGCTCCTCGTCCTCGACGCGACCACCGGCCAGAACGGCATGCGCCAGGCCGAGGAGTTCGCCCGCGAGGTCGACATCACCGGCATCGTGCTGACGAAGATGGACGGCACCGCCAAGGGCGGCATCGTCGTCAACGTCCAGCGCAAGCTCGGCGTCCCGGTCAAGCTCATCGGCCTGGGCGAGGGACCTGACGACCTGGCGCCCTTCGACCCGGAGGCCTTCGTCAGCGCCATCGTCGGCTGA
- a CDS encoding oxygenase MpaB family protein translates to MPAAPALTDRLRSRLATALRDRVAGPDAERRAHAIWLAPGERRFAPDAPICRVQGHAAMYAGGMRALLLQALHPLAMAGVGEHSGYRDDPWGRLQRTSEFLAMTTFGPVEQAERLIDRINRLHETVSGTDRKGRPYRATDPHLLEWVHVAEIDSFLVAHQRWSRTPLTLQEADTYVDQAAYVATRLGIPDPPHTVADLQRVLDSYRPELETTPGALDVVRFLLKEPPLPWAARPGFWMLAAGAVEILPDHAREMLGLRLPGPLRPAEGMALRAVAGPLGIAGTRVVEWALADPSELRNSPQSSAVVDRSR, encoded by the coding sequence GTGCCCGCCGCTCCCGCCCTGACCGACCGCCTGCGCAGCCGCCTGGCGACGGCCCTGCGCGACCGCGTCGCCGGCCCCGACGCCGAGCGGCGCGCCCACGCGATCTGGCTGGCGCCGGGCGAGCGCCGGTTCGCCCCCGACGCCCCGATCTGCCGGGTGCAGGGGCACGCGGCGATGTATGCCGGCGGCATGCGCGCCCTCCTGCTCCAGGCACTGCACCCGCTGGCGATGGCCGGCGTCGGCGAGCACAGCGGCTACCGCGACGACCCGTGGGGCCGGCTGCAGCGGACGAGCGAGTTCCTGGCGATGACCACCTTCGGGCCCGTGGAGCAGGCCGAACGGCTGATCGACCGGATCAACCGGCTGCACGAGACCGTCTCGGGCACCGACCGGAAGGGCCGCCCCTACCGCGCCACCGACCCGCACCTGCTGGAGTGGGTGCACGTCGCGGAGATCGACAGCTTCCTCGTGGCGCACCAGCGCTGGTCGCGCACCCCGCTGACGCTGCAGGAGGCGGACACCTACGTCGACCAGGCGGCCTACGTCGCCACGCGCCTCGGCATCCCCGACCCGCCCCACACGGTCGCCGACCTGCAGCGGGTGCTCGACTCCTACCGCCCCGAGCTCGAGACGACACCCGGTGCGCTCGACGTCGTGCGCTTCCTGCTCAAGGAGCCGCCGCTGCCATGGGCGGCCCGGCCCGGATTCTGGATGCTCGCCGCCGGCGCGGTCGAGATCCTGCCCGATCACGCCCGCGAGATGCTCGGCCTGCGGCTGCCCGGCCCGCTGCGCCCGGCCGAGGGTATGGCGTTGCGCGCCGTCGCCGGCCCGCTCGGCATCGCCGGGACGCGGGTCGTGGAGTGGGCGCTCGCCGACCCCTCCGAGCTGCGCAACTCGCCCCAGAGCTCCGCGGTCGTCGACCGCTCGCGCTGA
- a CDS encoding M4 family metallopeptidase, whose amino-acid sequence MTSSHCSIVPPYVLRQIATAEPDLAPAIEFALHDGAELRHRREVTATRWPQGEPPAGQGIIAWPMLQRVETPERAERGLLADVPPGAGPQRSVHDAQHGTSLPGVLVRDEGDGATGDAAADEAYDGLGATWEVLARAYGRDSLDGRGLGLVATVHYARDYDNAFWDGRQMVFGDGDGVYFAGFTRSVDVIAHELAHGLTQYTSGLTYVGQSGALNESASDVWGAIVRQWVRGETVDTADWLIGAELFTDAVQGVALRSMAAPGTAYDDPVLGRDPQPGHMDGYVVLPHDADHDNGGVHINSGIPNKAFHLFATALGGNVWERAGQVWFDTMTTRGLLPRDATFARFAAATVDRTVARYGPGSEEEQALRAAWSGVGLDVPEDISDAAPDVDGSVAAHLDLGEAALRADDSDG is encoded by the coding sequence ATGACCTCCTCGCACTGCTCGATCGTCCCGCCCTACGTGCTGCGGCAGATCGCGACCGCCGAGCCCGACCTGGCGCCGGCGATCGAGTTCGCGCTGCACGACGGCGCCGAGCTGCGTCACCGGCGCGAGGTGACGGCGACGCGCTGGCCGCAGGGCGAGCCGCCGGCGGGCCAGGGGATCATCGCCTGGCCGATGCTCCAGCGGGTCGAGACCCCGGAGCGCGCCGAGCGCGGGCTGCTGGCGGACGTGCCCCCGGGTGCGGGGCCCCAGCGGTCGGTCCACGACGCGCAGCACGGCACGTCGCTGCCCGGAGTGCTGGTGCGCGACGAGGGTGACGGGGCGACGGGTGACGCGGCCGCCGACGAGGCCTACGACGGTCTCGGCGCGACCTGGGAGGTGCTGGCGCGGGCCTACGGCCGCGACTCCCTCGACGGCCGCGGGCTCGGGCTGGTCGCCACCGTCCACTACGCGCGCGACTACGACAACGCCTTCTGGGACGGTCGCCAGATGGTCTTCGGCGACGGCGACGGCGTCTACTTCGCCGGCTTCACCCGCAGCGTCGACGTCATCGCCCACGAGCTCGCCCACGGCCTGACGCAGTACACCTCGGGCCTGACCTACGTCGGGCAGTCCGGGGCGCTCAACGAGTCGGCCTCCGACGTCTGGGGCGCGATCGTGCGCCAGTGGGTCCGTGGCGAGACCGTCGACACGGCCGACTGGCTCATCGGCGCCGAGCTCTTCACCGACGCGGTGCAGGGTGTGGCGCTGCGGTCGATGGCGGCGCCGGGCACGGCCTACGACGACCCGGTCCTCGGGCGAGACCCGCAGCCCGGCCACATGGACGGCTACGTCGTCCTGCCGCACGACGCCGACCACGACAACGGCGGGGTGCACATCAACTCCGGCATCCCCAACAAGGCGTTCCACCTCTTCGCGACCGCCCTCGGTGGCAACGTCTGGGAGCGGGCGGGCCAGGTCTGGTTCGACACCATGACCACCCGCGGGCTGCTGCCGCGGGACGCCACCTTCGCCCGGTTCGCGGCGGCGACGGTCGACCGGACCGTCGCCCGCTACGGCCCGGGCTCGGAGGAGGAGCAGGCGCTGCGGGCGGCCTGGTCCGGGGTCGGGCTGGACGTCCCGGAGGACATCTCCGACGCGGCACCCGACGTCGACGGGTCGGTCGCGGCCCACCTCGACCTCGGCGAGGCCGCGCTGCGGGCCGACGACAGCGATGGCTGA
- the ffh gene encoding signal recognition particle protein, with protein sequence MFTSLSDRLTLTFKNLKRKGTVTESDLNATIRDIRLALLDADVALPVVKQFTQRIRDRALGAEVHQALNPAQQVVKIVNEELVEILGGSTRRLNLAKNPPTVIMLAGLQGSGKTTFAGKLAHLLKGEGHTPLLVAADLQRPNAVTQLEVVGERAGVPVFAPERGNVFGHDAALESGEGTRSFGDPVDVAVEGVEEARRKGYDVVIIDTAGRLAVDVDLMRQASDIRIETGAHEVLFVIDAMIGQAAVETAKAFADGVGITGSVLTKLDGDARGGAALSVATVTGQPILFASTGEGVKDIETFHPDRMASRILDMGDVLTLIEQAEKAFDRAQAAEMTRKFLADEDFTFDDFLEQMAAIKRMGSLKQMLGMMPGMQGMRAQLDALDEREFDRVEAMVRSMTPFERNHPKQINGSRRARIARGSGVSVSEVNQLLERFADAQKMMRQLKKGGGIPGMPGMPGMGGAGGGKRGKQAPKKKGKSGNPAKRAQQEREAAQKAQAARTASLENAFGGAALGAGADQGAGAGDDALAGLKLPPGFEKFLDQGKK encoded by the coding sequence GTGTTCACAAGCCTCTCCGACCGTCTGACGCTGACCTTCAAGAACCTCAAGCGCAAGGGCACCGTCACCGAGTCCGACCTCAACGCGACGATCCGCGACATCCGGCTCGCGCTGCTCGACGCCGACGTCGCGCTCCCGGTCGTGAAGCAGTTCACCCAGCGCATCCGCGACCGCGCGCTCGGCGCCGAGGTGCACCAGGCGCTCAACCCGGCCCAGCAGGTCGTCAAGATCGTCAACGAGGAGCTCGTCGAGATCCTCGGTGGCTCGACGCGCCGCCTCAACCTCGCCAAGAACCCGCCGACCGTGATCATGCTCGCGGGTCTGCAGGGTTCGGGCAAGACGACCTTTGCCGGCAAGCTGGCCCACCTGCTCAAGGGCGAGGGCCACACCCCGCTGCTCGTCGCGGCCGACCTCCAGCGCCCCAACGCCGTCACCCAGCTCGAGGTGGTCGGCGAGCGCGCCGGCGTGCCGGTCTTCGCGCCCGAGCGCGGCAACGTCTTCGGCCACGACGCCGCGCTGGAGTCCGGCGAGGGCACCCGCTCCTTCGGCGACCCGGTCGACGTCGCCGTCGAGGGCGTCGAGGAGGCCCGCCGCAAGGGCTACGACGTCGTCATCATCGACACCGCCGGCCGCCTGGCCGTCGACGTCGACCTCATGCGCCAGGCCAGCGACATCCGCATCGAGACCGGCGCCCACGAGGTGCTCTTCGTCATCGACGCGATGATCGGCCAGGCCGCGGTGGAGACCGCCAAGGCGTTCGCCGACGGCGTGGGCATCACGGGCTCGGTGCTGACCAAGCTCGACGGTGACGCCCGCGGTGGTGCGGCGCTCTCGGTGGCCACGGTCACGGGCCAGCCGATCCTCTTCGCCTCCACGGGCGAGGGCGTCAAGGACATCGAGACCTTCCACCCCGACCGGATGGCCTCGCGCATCCTCGACATGGGTGACGTGCTCACCCTGATCGAGCAGGCGGAGAAGGCCTTCGACCGGGCCCAGGCCGCGGAGATGACCCGCAAGTTCCTCGCCGACGAGGACTTCACCTTCGACGACTTCCTCGAGCAGATGGCCGCCATCAAGCGGATGGGCAGCCTCAAGCAGATGCTCGGCATGATGCCGGGCATGCAGGGCATGCGCGCCCAGCTCGACGCCCTCGACGAGCGGGAGTTCGACCGCGTCGAGGCGATGGTCCGCTCGATGACCCCCTTCGAGCGCAACCACCCCAAGCAGATCAACGGCTCGCGCCGCGCGCGCATCGCCCGCGGTTCGGGCGTCTCGGTCTCCGAGGTCAACCAGCTGCTCGAGCGCTTCGCCGACGCGCAGAAGATGATGCGCCAGCTCAAGAAGGGCGGCGGCATCCCCGGTATGCCGGGCATGCCCGGCATGGGCGGCGCCGGTGGCGGCAAGCGTGGAAAGCAGGCGCCCAAGAAGAAGGGCAAGTCGGGCAACCCGGCCAAGCGTGCGCAGCAGGAGCGGGAGGCCGCGCAGAAGGCGCAGGCCGCGCGCACCGCCTCGCTGGAGAACGCCTTCGGCGGCGCGGCCCTGGGTGCAGGTGCCGACCAGGGCGCCGGCGCCGGTGACGACGCGCTCGCCGGGCTCAAGCTGCCCCCGGGCTTCGAGAAGTTCCTGGACCAGGGCAAGAAGTAG
- a CDS encoding pyridoxamine 5'-phosphate oxidase family protein — MTAPRAIRRLGERSRSERDDLDAVLDAAFVGTLSTVVDGAPWVVPMLYARDGDRLLLHGSTGAGALRHVAAGAPAALSVVHLDGVVVAHTTFDSSANYRSAVVYGELRPITDPDDKWDALTRVSEAVLPGREAEVRPMTAREIAATQVMELAIRDGDWLVKVRTGGPGDPDEPTEAWTGVVPLRVVADEPVPDQRSAERPVPASVRERVRRGAGAV; from the coding sequence GTGACCGCACCCCGCGCCATCCGCCGCCTGGGCGAGCGCTCCCGCTCCGAGCGGGACGACCTCGACGCCGTGCTCGACGCCGCATTCGTGGGCACCCTCTCGACCGTCGTCGACGGAGCCCCCTGGGTGGTGCCGATGCTCTACGCCCGGGATGGCGACCGGCTGCTCCTGCACGGCTCCACCGGTGCCGGGGCGCTCCGGCACGTGGCGGCCGGTGCACCCGCCGCGCTCAGCGTCGTCCACCTCGACGGCGTCGTCGTCGCGCACACCACCTTCGACTCCTCGGCGAACTACCGCTCGGCGGTCGTCTACGGCGAGCTCCGCCCGATCACCGACCCGGACGACAAGTGGGACGCCCTGACCAGGGTGTCCGAGGCCGTGCTGCCCGGCCGGGAGGCCGAGGTCCGGCCGATGACCGCCAGGGAGATCGCCGCCACCCAGGTGATGGAGCTGGCGATCCGCGACGGCGACTGGCTCGTCAAGGTCCGCACGGGCGGGCCGGGGGACCCCGACGAGCCGACCGAGGCCTGGACCGGCGTGGTGCCGCTGCGGGTCGTCGCCGACGAGCCGGTGCCCGACCAGCGCTCGGCCGAGCGGCCCGTGCCGGCCTCGGTGCGCGAGCGGGTCCGGAGGGGTGCAGGGGCCGTCTGA
- a CDS encoding LLM class flavin-dependent oxidoreductase, translated as MSRGTTVTVELGLDTFGDLTLDDDGAPEPAARVIRHLVDQAVLADSVGVDFIGVGEHHRPDFAVSAPDVVLAGMATRTKRIRLGSAVTVLSSDDPIRVFERFSTIDALSNGRAEVVLGRGSFTESFPLFGFDLRDYEVLFAEKLDLFTKLLDEGPVSWQGSTRPPLVDQEVWPRTESGRLTTWIAVGGSPQSVVRAASYRLPLMLAIIGGPAQRFAPFADLYRRALDEAGSPHLPVAVHSPGHVAETDDLALEQLFGHFKANRDRIGAERGWPPMTTDEFVSEVRSGALYVGSPETVARKIASTVQALGLSRFDLKYANGPMPHSQLMRSIELYGTQVVPRVRELLAEG; from the coding sequence ATGTCGAGAGGAACGACCGTGACGGTAGAGCTGGGCCTGGACACCTTCGGCGACCTGACGCTGGACGACGACGGGGCTCCCGAGCCCGCCGCCCGCGTGATCCGCCACCTCGTCGACCAGGCGGTGCTGGCCGACTCGGTCGGCGTCGACTTCATCGGGGTGGGGGAGCACCACCGCCCCGACTTCGCGGTGAGCGCCCCGGACGTCGTCCTCGCGGGTATGGCGACGCGCACCAAGCGCATCCGGCTCGGCTCCGCGGTCACGGTGCTCAGCTCCGACGACCCGATCCGCGTCTTCGAGCGCTTCTCGACCATCGACGCCCTGTCCAACGGGCGCGCCGAGGTGGTGCTCGGCCGCGGGTCGTTCACGGAGTCCTTCCCGCTCTTCGGCTTCGACCTGCGCGACTACGAGGTCCTCTTCGCCGAGAAGCTCGACCTCTTCACGAAGCTCCTGGACGAGGGTCCGGTCAGCTGGCAGGGCTCGACCCGCCCGCCGCTCGTCGACCAGGAGGTCTGGCCCAGGACCGAGTCCGGGCGCCTGACCACCTGGATCGCGGTCGGCGGTTCGCCGCAGAGCGTCGTGCGCGCGGCCTCCTACCGGCTGCCGCTCATGCTGGCGATCATCGGCGGCCCGGCGCAGCGCTTCGCGCCCTTCGCCGACCTCTACCGTCGTGCCCTGGACGAGGCCGGCTCCCCGCACCTGCCCGTCGCGGTGCACTCGCCCGGCCACGTCGCCGAGACCGACGACCTCGCGCTGGAGCAGCTCTTCGGCCACTTCAAGGCCAATCGCGACCGGATCGGCGCCGAGCGCGGCTGGCCGCCCATGACCACGGACGAGTTCGTCTCCGAGGTCCGCTCCGGGGCGCTCTACGTGGGCTCGCCGGAGACGGTGGCGCGCAAGATCGCCTCGACCGTGCAGGCCCTGGGACTGTCGCGCTTCGACCTCAAGTACGCCAACGGGCCGATGCCGCACAGCCAGCTGATGCGCTCGATCGAGCTCTACGGCACGCAGGTCGTCCCCCGCGTCCGCGAGCTGCTCGCCGAGGGCTGA
- a CDS encoding tetratricopeptide repeat protein, with the protein MMQVYGGGEYPAYVIDDDTLREELLDPEEAREWCEETPDHPDAVSFWRMLGELDRALVAGERVLLDREPGTVGWASGAVRLAHVHHWREEYAEAHELLDAAEEVFATGEGAPLLAFVHQHRAKALLDEGRLEEAADAARRALALRTGRVGDGLLASSRQTLARIERALAERSTP; encoded by the coding sequence GTGATGCAGGTCTACGGCGGCGGCGAGTACCCCGCCTACGTCATCGACGACGACACTCTCCGCGAGGAGCTGCTCGACCCCGAGGAGGCCCGCGAGTGGTGCGAGGAGACACCCGACCACCCCGACGCCGTCTCCTTCTGGCGGATGCTGGGCGAGCTCGACCGCGCCCTCGTGGCCGGCGAGCGCGTGCTCCTCGACCGCGAGCCCGGCACCGTCGGCTGGGCCTCGGGCGCGGTGCGGCTGGCCCACGTGCACCACTGGCGCGAGGAGTATGCCGAGGCGCACGAGCTGCTCGACGCCGCCGAGGAGGTCTTCGCGACGGGGGAGGGTGCGCCGCTGCTCGCCTTCGTGCACCAGCACCGGGCCAAGGCGCTGCTCGACGAGGGCCGTCTCGAGGAGGCCGCCGACGCGGCGCGCCGCGCGCTCGCCCTGAGGACCGGCCGGGTCGGCGACGGCCTGCTCGCCTCCTCCCGCCAGACCCTGGCCCGCATCGAGCGGGCCCTCGCAGAACGGAGCACCCCGTGA
- a CDS encoding mismatch-specific DNA-glycosylase, with protein sequence MAEAAPRRRFTREELEAFRDAEVPDLLPVEGSATPVRLLVVGINPGLWTAATSTHFAHPVNRFYPALLEAGIIARRIDPSAGMTDDDRAHLLARGIGITNLAPRATARADELTAQELRDGGRRLRATVARVRPAVVAVAGITAYRSAFGVRTARAGEQPEPLEGARLWVVPNPSGLNAHETVASLAAAYAEPARAAGVIP encoded by the coding sequence ATGGCTGAGGCCGCGCCGCGGCGTCGCTTCACCCGCGAGGAGCTCGAGGCCTTCCGCGACGCGGAGGTGCCCGACCTGCTGCCGGTGGAGGGCTCGGCGACGCCGGTGCGGCTGCTCGTCGTCGGCATCAACCCCGGGCTGTGGACCGCGGCGACCAGCACGCACTTCGCCCACCCGGTCAACCGCTTCTACCCGGCGCTGCTCGAGGCCGGCATCATCGCGAGGCGCATCGACCCTTCCGCCGGGATGACCGACGACGACCGGGCCCACCTGCTGGCCCGCGGCATCGGCATCACCAACCTGGCGCCGCGCGCCACCGCACGCGCCGACGAGCTCACCGCGCAGGAGCTGCGCGACGGGGGCCGGCGGCTGCGCGCGACCGTCGCCCGCGTGCGTCCCGCCGTGGTCGCGGTGGCCGGCATCACGGCATACCGGAGCGCCTTCGGGGTGCGCACCGCGCGGGCGGGGGAGCAGCCCGAGCCGCTCGAGGGGGCCCGCCTCTGGGTCGTGCCCAACCCCAGCGGTCTCAACGCCCACGAGACCGTCGCCTCGCTCGCGGCCGCCTACGCCGAGCCCGCGCGGGCGGCCGGCGTCATCCCCTGA
- a CDS encoding amidohydrolase family protein, with product MSAPVLHVRGTILVGPEEVLDELWVIDGRVSLTPPAGGEVETVEGYAVPGLVDAHCHVGLESHGAVEPERAEEHALADRDAGALLLRDAGSPLDTRWVQERDDLPRLIRAGRHIARTKRYLRNFAWEIEPEDLVEYVRQEARNGDGWVKLVGDWIDRETGDLGICWPVDILTDAIAAAHEEGARVTAHCFGEQSLVDFAAAGTDCIEHATGLTDDTIDTFARQQIAIVPTLVNIDNFPKFAEAGRGKFPTYADHMMDLYERRYETVAKAREAGVPVYVGTDAGGQLPHGLVAREVEALTRTGMSNLEAIGAATWGAREWLGRPGIAEGESADIVVYRDDPRQDIRTMATPHRVILRGVGHEHSGARG from the coding sequence ATGAGCGCACCGGTCCTGCACGTCCGCGGCACGATCCTGGTCGGCCCCGAGGAGGTGCTCGACGAGCTGTGGGTCATCGACGGCCGGGTCAGCCTCACCCCGCCGGCGGGGGGAGAGGTCGAGACCGTCGAGGGGTATGCCGTGCCGGGCCTGGTCGACGCGCACTGCCACGTCGGCCTGGAGTCCCACGGTGCCGTCGAGCCCGAGCGGGCCGAGGAGCACGCGCTCGCCGACCGCGACGCCGGGGCGCTGCTGCTGCGCGATGCCGGCAGCCCGCTCGACACCCGCTGGGTCCAGGAGCGGGACGACCTGCCGCGGCTCATCCGCGCCGGTCGCCACATCGCCCGGACCAAGCGCTACCTGCGCAACTTCGCCTGGGAGATCGAGCCCGAGGACCTGGTCGAGTACGTCCGCCAGGAGGCCCGCAACGGCGACGGATGGGTCAAGCTGGTCGGCGACTGGATCGACCGCGAGACCGGCGACCTGGGCATCTGCTGGCCGGTGGACATCCTCACCGACGCCATCGCCGCCGCGCACGAGGAGGGTGCCCGGGTGACAGCGCACTGCTTCGGCGAGCAGTCGTTGGTCGACTTCGCGGCCGCCGGCACGGACTGCATCGAGCACGCGACCGGGCTGACCGACGACACGATCGACACCTTCGCCCGGCAGCAGATCGCGATCGTGCCGACGTTGGTCAACATCGACAACTTCCCCAAGTTCGCCGAGGCCGGGCGGGGCAAGTTCCCGACCTACGCCGACCACATGATGGACCTCTACGAGCGGCGCTACGAGACGGTGGCCAAGGCGCGCGAGGCCGGTGTGCCCGTCTACGTCGGCACCGACGCCGGCGGGCAGCTGCCGCACGGGCTCGTCGCCCGCGAGGTCGAGGCGCTGACGCGCACCGGCATGTCCAACCTCGAGGCGATCGGCGCCGCGACCTGGGGGGCGCGGGAGTGGCTCGGCCGCCCGGGCATCGCGGAGGGCGAGTCGGCCGACATCGTCGTCTACCGCGACGACCCGCGCCAGGACATCCGCACGATGGCCACCCCGCACCGCGTCATCCTGCGCGGGGTCGGCCACGAGCACTCCGGCGCGCGCGGCTAG
- a CDS encoding N-acetyltransferase: MADDGHLPGPRVDLARVLRDAADGRFPEPDGGFSRAAPWRPGVEAAVALTGHAVMVVGEDVTDAELARLGVHGYGGAHDPRATVALAGDGEIGVLDVLMVGRGRPGPSALVPRPDLGTTERALHARDWRDDVTVHGLPDPGSDALVTLSRGIAGLPELGVHALGAPADELLAGALALVPEGEVVLASVTPGNARSLRFFLRSGFVPVGSVQQWRPRRIRG; the protein is encoded by the coding sequence GTGGCTGACGACGGACACCTCCCGGGGCCCCGGGTCGACCTGGCCCGGGTGCTGCGCGACGCCGCCGACGGACGCTTCCCCGAGCCCGACGGTGGCTTCTCCCGGGCGGCCCCGTGGCGGCCGGGCGTGGAGGCCGCGGTGGCCCTCACCGGCCACGCGGTGATGGTCGTGGGCGAGGACGTCACCGACGCCGAGCTGGCCCGGCTCGGGGTGCACGGCTACGGCGGCGCGCACGACCCGCGCGCCACCGTCGCGCTCGCGGGGGACGGCGAGATCGGCGTGCTCGACGTGCTCATGGTCGGTCGTGGCCGGCCCGGGCCGTCTGCGCTGGTGCCGCGCCCCGACCTCGGCACCACCGAGCGGGCGCTCCACGCGCGGGACTGGAGGGACGACGTCACGGTGCACGGCCTGCCCGACCCGGGCAGCGACGCCCTGGTGACACTCTCCCGGGGCATCGCCGGCCTGCCCGAGCTCGGCGTGCACGCGCTCGGCGCCCCGGCCGACGAGCTGCTCGCCGGCGCGCTGGCGCTGGTGCCCGAGGGCGAGGTCGTGCTGGCCTCGGTCACGCCGGGCAACGCCCGCTCGCTGCGCTTCTTCCTCCGCTCCGGCTTCGTGCCGGTCGGCTCGGTGCAGCAGTGGCGCCCGCGCCGGATCAGGGGATGA